In Humulus lupulus chromosome 7, drHumLupu1.1, whole genome shotgun sequence, the following are encoded in one genomic region:
- the LOC133792048 gene encoding uncharacterized protein LOC133792048 yields MSWVAEVEARSFQDSEKETWAHFRESLPSYGCTQLQYMEPLQKDGKLVAKLDVDEIEVEASFWKSALIFVVIGANPPLAIFEGFIKRIWGKLGIERVARMNAGFTMVKFRDEATRDLVLESGVIHFDKKPVVLRPWTIDIDSLRSVKSVPVWIRLPDLGLQYWGVKGLSALFSTIGKTIMIDKITKERSMIKFARVLVDMEIAENLPQYINYLNERGHVMEQPIEYEGLPTKCSNCKKLGHTVASCKFVSEVAWRKKESKSNLETDPSTAVDSLNLNSSAPIQQPQLGIAQPSEGPKEFNWSFPKRFGVVKPAEQIPVEQTRNSFSVL; encoded by the coding sequence ATGTCGTGGGTTGCAGAGGTTGAAGCTAGGTCTTTCCAAGATTCGGAAAAAGAGACTTGGGCTCATTTTAGGGAATCTCTTCCTTCCTATGGTTGTACTCAGCTGCAATACATGGAGCCATTACAGAAAGACGGTAAGCTAGTTGCTAAATTGGATGTTGATGAGATTGAAGTGGAAGCTTCATTTTGGAAATCTGCTCTGATCTTTGTGGTGATAGGTGCTAATCCTCCATTAGCTATTTTTGAAGGGTTTATTAAACGGATTTGGGGCAAGCTCGGTATTGAGCGAGTGGCTCGAATGAATGCAGGGTTCACAATGGTGAAGTTTAGAGATGAAGCTACTCGTGATCTGGTACTGGAATCTGGGGTGATTCATTTTGACAAGAAGCCTGTAGTTCTACGTCCCTGGACAATAGATATCGATTCCTTGAGGTCAGTAAAATCAGTGCCTGTGTGGATTAGATTACCTGATCTTGGTTTACAATATTGGGGAGTGAAGGGTTTGAGTGCTCTTTTCAGTACAATTGGTAAAACTATAATGATAGATAAGATCACCAAGGAAAGGTCTATGATTAAGTTTGCTCGAGTCTTAGTAGATATGGAAATTGCAGAAAATCTACCTCAATACATCAACTATCTAAATGAGAGGGGTCATGTTATGGAACAACCTATTGAGTATGAAGGGTTACCTACAAAATGCTCTAATTGTAAGAAGTTGGGACATACAGTAGCCTCTTGTAAATTTGTTTCTGAAGTAGCCTGGAGGAAGAAAGAGTCTAAGAGTAACCTAGAGACTGATCCATCTACGGCTGTCGATAGTTTAAATCTGAATAGCTCTGCCCCGATTCAGCAGCCTCAACTAGGAATTGCCCAACCAAGTGAAGGACCCAAAGAGTTTAACTGGTCATTTCCGAAAAGATTTGGGGTAGTGAAACCTGCTGAACAGATTCCAGTTGAACAGACCAGGAACTCTTTCAGTGTGCTCTAA